Below is a genomic region from Methylobacterium sp. FF17.
GGCTCGTCACGGCGGGCGTGCTCTCCATCGGGGCCATCGCGGGTGTGAACTACGCCCTGTTCGGCGGTTTGAGCACCGCCTTCACCACCAATGCGGGCGTCACCTTCACCTCGGGCGGGCTTCTCGGCTGCGCGGTGGTCGGGCTCGTCATCACCGCGCTCATCGTCGTCATCACCGAATACTACACCGGCACCAACTTCCGCCCGGTGAAATCCATCGCGGATGCCTCGGTCACCGGCCACGGCACCAACGTGATCCAGGGGCTGGCGATCTCCCTCGAATCCACGGCGCTCCCCGCCCTCGTCATCGTGGCGGGCATCATCGCGACCTATTCGCTGGCGGGGCTGTTCGGCATCGCCATCGCGGTCACCGCCATGCTGGCGCTGGCCGGATTCATCGTGGCGCTGGATGCCTTCGGGCCGGTGACCGACAATGCCGGCGGCATCGCCGAGATGGCGGGGCTGCCGCCGGACGTCCGCAAGTCCACCGACGCCCTCGACGCGGTCGGCAACACCACCAAGGCCGTGACGAAGGGCTATGCCATCGGCTCGGCCGGTCTCGGCGCCCTGGTGCTGTTCGCCGCCTACACCTCCGACCTCAACTACTTCATCGCGAATGCCAGCCCGACGCAGTACCGCTTCTTCCAGGGGGTCAGCGTCGATTTCTCGCTCTCGAACCCCTACGTCGTGGTGGGGCTCCTGCTCGGCGGCCTCATCCCGTTCCTGTTCGGCGGCATGGCGATGACGGCCGTGGGCCGGGCGGCGGGCGCCGTGGTCGAGGAGGTCCGGCGCCAGTTCCGGGAGAAGCCCGGCATCATGGAGGGACGCGAACGGCCGGATTACGGCCGGGCCGTGGACATGCTGACCCGGGCGGCCATCAAGGAGATGATCGTGCCGTCCCTGCTGCCGGTGCTGTCGCCGATCGTGCTGTTCTTCGTGATCCAGCCCATCGCCGGCAAGTCCCAGGCCTTCGCCACGGTCGGGGCGATGCTCCTCGGCGTCATCATCACCGGCCTCTACGTCGCGATCTCGATGACCTCGGGCGGCGGCGCCTGGGACAACGCCAAGAAGTACATCGAGGATGGGCATCACGGCGGCAAGGGCTCGGAGGCGCACAAGGCGGCGGTGACGGGCGACACCGTCGGCGACCCCTACAAGGACACCGCCGGCCCCGCCGTGAACCCGGCCATCAAGATCACCAACATCATCGCCCTGCTGCTGCTGGCGGTGCTGGCACACAGTTGAGGGCGCCGGCCGAATCCGGGATCCGATCTGCACACCGAAAGTTCCGCGCGCATTCAACCCAGAGCAACACGGGGATCGCCTCGAATCTCGGGCGGTCCCCTTGTCGTCATGATCCCCCGGCATCCGGGTTTGGCTCTGCACCGCCCGGAGCGGAAGCGGCCGGCGAGGGACGAAGAGGAAAATCACTGTCCGACGAAGCCGGACGGCGCCGAGACGCGGGAGGGACGGAACTACCTGACGCGCCAGAGGGATACGGCGAGCGCGACGTTCACCAGGGCGAGCACGGCCAGGAGGGCGTAGGTCGCATCGGCGCCCGCATGCGTCAGCACGACGGCCCCGAGGGAGGGTGCAAGCGCCTGCGCCACCAGGCTCGGACGCGCGAGGCGGCCGACGAGGGGCGCGTAGCGTTCGGGTCCGAACAGGGCCAAGGGCACCGTCCCGCGGGCGATGGAGTAGATCCCGTTGCCGGCCCCGTAGAGGATCAGCGCGAGCCCGACCAAGGGCAGGCCCGCCGCCAGCATCGCGACGCCGACGGCCACCAGGACCATCGCCGCCGTGAGGGTCCACAGAGGATGGTGTCGGCCCTTCCCGGCCATCTCGACGATGCGGGCGCCGACCTGGGATGGGCCGATCAGCGCGCCGTAGGCGACGGCCGAGGAGAGCGCGAC
It encodes:
- a CDS encoding sodium-translocating pyrophosphatase, with the protein product MTALLLIILGGLCAVAYGILTINDVMRRDAGTQRMQEIAGAIAEGAQAYLRRQYATIAVVGLVLFVALAYFLGLKVAIGFLIGAVLSGAAGFIGMNVSVRANVRTAQAASTSLGGGLEVAFKSGAVTGMFVAGLALLGVALYYGYLTRIAGLAPASRDVIDALVALGFGASLISIFARLGGGIFTKGADVGGDLVGKVEAGIPEDDPRNPATIADNVGDNVGDCAGMAADLFETYAVTVVATMVLAAIFFSGQTDVAGRNVLEAMLLYPLAIGSACILTSIAGTYAVRLGANQSIMGALYKGLVTAGVLSIGAIAGVNYALFGGLSTAFTTNAGVTFTSGGLLGCAVVGLVITALIVVITEYYTGTNFRPVKSIADASVTGHGTNVIQGLAISLESTALPALVIVAGIIATYSLAGLFGIAIAVTAMLALAGFIVALDAFGPVTDNAGGIAEMAGLPPDVRKSTDALDAVGNTTKAVTKGYAIGSAGLGALVLFAAYTSDLNYFIANASPTQYRFFQGVSVDFSLSNPYVVVGLLLGGLIPFLFGGMAMTAVGRAAGAVVEEVRRQFREKPGIMEGRERPDYGRAVDMLTRAAIKEMIVPSLLPVLSPIVLFFVIQPIAGKSQAFATVGAMLLGVIITGLYVAISMTSGGGAWDNAKKYIEDGHHGGKGSEAHKAAVTGDTVGDPYKDTAGPAVNPAIKITNIIALLLLAVLAHS